The Ranitomeya imitator isolate aRanImi1 chromosome 6, aRanImi1.pri, whole genome shotgun sequence genome window below encodes:
- the LOC138641518 gene encoding ferritin light chain, oocyte isoform-like: MSSQIRKNYHQDSEAGVNHTVNLVLQASYNYQSIGFFFDRDDVALAKFSKFFREQSEEKREQAEKLLKFQNKRGGRIVLQDIKKPDTDDWGNGTNAMEYALKLEKRVNRALLDLHKIATDHVDPHMCNFLEDEYLEKEVELMKKLGGHITNLKRVKAAEVGMGEYLFDKLTLDD; the protein is encoded by the exons atgagCTCCCAGATCCGCAAGAACTACCATCAGGACAGCGAGGCTGGAGTCAACCACACCGTCAACCTGGTGCTTCAGGCTTCCTACAACTACCAGTCCATA ggatTCTTTTTTGACAGGGACGATGTGGCATTGGCCAAGTTCTCCAAATTCTTCCGTGAGCAGTCTGAGGAAAAGCGAGAACAGGCCGAGAAGCTTCTGAAGTTCCAGAACAAACGTGGAGGACGGATTGTTCTTCAGGATATCAAG AAACCAGACACTGATGATTGGGGCAATGGCACCAATGCTATGGAATATGCCCTGAAACTTGAAAAGCGTGTAAATCGGGCTCTGCTGGACCTTCACAAAATCGCTACTGACCACGTGGACCCTCAT ATGTGTAACTTCCTGGAGGATGAATATCTGGAGAAGGAAGTGGAGCTGATGAAGAAACTGGGAGGTCACATTACTAACCTGAAGCGTGTAAAGGCAGCAGAAGTTGGCATGGGAGAATATCTGTTTGACAAGCTGACCTTGGATGACTAA